A stretch of DNA from Pangasianodon hypophthalmus isolate fPanHyp1 chromosome 2, fPanHyp1.pri, whole genome shotgun sequence:
ACACCAGCAATGCTGTTATTCACCGTGCTGCTGGAGAATGGGGGATTATCCGGGTTATcttaaagacagagagagagagagagagagagagagagagagagagatttacttTTTTGGACAATGTGAATAGAATTACTGGCTAATATACTGTGTGTTGATGTTCCATTTGTGTACACtgaaaaccaaaaacaacagtatGATAAATTAAGGATTTTCTTTACTTTGCTGATCAGCTGTGAGTGAAAATAGCACTGTTTCTGACATTaggtcatttatttatgtaatactAGACAGTAATTACCCTTTATCTCCAGAGTTGATGTGGtccctccttcttcttcatatcTGTTGTTGAGGACGACGCACCTGAAAGGTGCCCAGAGTGAGTCGATCTTCTGGAAGCTCAGTTTGCTGGACAGAGTGAAGAGACCATCGTTTCCCTGCGTGCTTTGCAGTGTGGCGCTTTTTGTCCAGTTTGTGTTGCTTTGATCAAACCAGTGGATGGTTCCTGCTGGGTATCCACCGTTAGCGCTACAGTACAGATCAGCAGCTCCATCGTTCACTATCTCTTTCTGCACGGAGGTTATGATCGGGTTGCTGTACttggctaaaaaaaagaaagaaagttctCATTAAAAGATCACGGAGTCACATGCTACAAAATACAATCTCAAAGTCACAGAAATAATGGTGCAGGTTTGACTCTGTAGTAGTGGGTTAATGTGAACAAGAGGATGTTTTTCTCTTACCTGTGACATTGATTGTGAATTGTACTTGATCTTGGCCCAGGTTGGTCCTGATGAGGTACCAATATTCACCTTCATCTGAGAATGCGGTGTTATGAAGCTGTAATGATGGCCCGTTTTCAACTTCAAATCGAGAGTCTCCGATCTGAATGTTCTCAAATGGCTGAAATGCAAAACAGGGTTTTTTCTCTCCACTCCTAAGTAAAGTCACTGTGTTAATAACGACAGGCGTAGGCTTTGTGTAGAGCTCGATACTGCAGGAGATGTGAGTGGTCTGACCGATGACTCCTACTGCAGGCTGGCATTTCAGTTTAAACAGACCTgttgaacaaaagaaaaaacaaacatgatttaaaaaatgataaacgCACAAGAAATGTACCATCAAACAGGGCAAAAGGAGGGAATTCAtcgagaagcaaccaagaggccaaggctaactctcaacatgatgctaccaccaccatgcttcacagtgaggATGGTGTTTAATGAGCAGTGTCTGACCACACAACTATTTTCCACAcgtttgctgagtctccaacatgGGATTTTATACAGATTTATCTCACTATTTTGTTTCAGTAATTTCTTCttgccactcttccataaagtcCAGCTGTGTGGGGTGTCCAGGCCGTGAACACctt
This window harbors:
- the zgc:174863 gene encoding butyrophilin-like protein 2 isoform X4; protein product: MASANLLFFVLMLSSVRVGRSSESLFKLKCQPAVGVIGQTTHISCSIELYTKPTPVVINTVTLLRSGEKKPCFAFQPFENIQIGDSRFEVENGPSLQLHNTAFSDEGEYWYLIRTNLGQDQVQFTINVTAKYSNPIITSVQKEIVNDGAADLYCSANGGYPAGTIHWFDQSNTNWTKSATLQSTQGNDGLFTLSSKLSFQKIDSLWAPFRCVVLNNRYEEEGGTTSTLEIKDNPDNPPFSSSTVNNSIAGVVVIGSLIVGLLIVLLFKRRRNQQLRRASAIPILSAVPMEQTYPEEEKGLNEPVYKKAAEAEEIFTV